From Microbacterium sp. YJN-G, a single genomic window includes:
- a CDS encoding phosphoenolpyruvate carboxylase produces the protein MPPEPTNTEAIRVISRFEASNGIPDSMRADVRMLGGLLGQVLRESGTPGLFEDVERLRLATIQAADADGDDAFERAASIADSFSIERADEVARAFTCYFHLVNLAEEHQRVRVLRERAGRPSRDEATDTVAGAFAQLRREVGDDEAAARLAELRFHPVFTAHPTEARRRAVSSSIRRLSELLTQHDAASDGGAEQRRALRRMLEEIDTLWRTAPLRAQKPSPTDEVRTVMNVFDETLFTTVPHVYRRIDDALRGEQSGSVAPVVPAFVRIGSWVGGDRDGNPFVTASVTREASDIAADHVLRGIERAIERIGRTLTLDAGDTPPSADVLALWTRFEQAEPQLAAEIAKRSPDEPHRRVMFTLAHRVHATRTEADGAYSAPEELLADLRTMQSSLESAGAVRHAFGGVQHLIWQVETYGFHLTELEVRQHSQVHAEALAELDAGGEISERTTEVLDVFRAVADIQRRYGMRAAGRYVVSFTRSAGDLAAVHRLAAYALGDDAPVLDVVPLFETFADLQAAPGILAEVVTFPEFRARLEATGNRLEVMLGYSDSSKDVGPVAANLALYEAQRDIAQWAVDNGIRLTLFHGRGGALGRGGGPANSAILAQPPHSVDGRFKLTEQGEVIFARYGEPAIAMRHIDQVAAATLLASSPTVEQRTSGAAERFASIASTMDTASRERFFSLVKAEGFAPWFATVTPMEEIGLLALGSRPARRGLSVESLEDLRAIPWVFAWTQARINLAGWFGLGTALDAVGDEQALIEAYREWPLLRTMVDNVAMSLAKTDERIAREYLALGDRDDLAAIVLDELRLTREWVVRLTGGDALLTNKPILQRAVQLRTPYVDALSLLQLRALRALRSTATVEPVQDADLQRLLLLSVSGVAAGLQNTG, from the coding sequence ATGCCCCCCGAGCCCACGAATACCGAAGCCATCCGCGTCATCAGCCGCTTCGAGGCGTCCAACGGCATCCCCGACAGCATGCGCGCCGACGTGCGCATGCTGGGCGGTCTGCTGGGTCAGGTGCTGCGCGAATCCGGCACGCCCGGACTGTTCGAGGACGTCGAGCGGCTGCGCCTGGCGACGATCCAGGCGGCGGATGCCGACGGCGACGACGCGTTCGAGCGCGCAGCATCCATCGCCGATTCGTTCTCGATCGAGCGGGCCGACGAGGTCGCCCGGGCGTTCACCTGCTACTTCCACCTCGTGAACCTCGCCGAGGAGCACCAGCGGGTGCGCGTGCTGCGCGAGCGCGCGGGCCGCCCCTCTCGCGACGAGGCGACCGACACCGTCGCGGGCGCCTTCGCACAGCTGCGCCGGGAGGTCGGCGACGACGAGGCCGCCGCGCGCCTCGCCGAGCTGCGCTTCCACCCCGTCTTCACCGCGCACCCCACCGAGGCGCGCCGCCGCGCGGTGTCCAGCAGCATCCGCCGGCTCTCCGAGCTGCTCACCCAGCACGACGCCGCCAGCGACGGCGGGGCCGAGCAGCGGCGCGCACTCCGCCGGATGCTGGAAGAGATCGACACGCTCTGGCGCACCGCTCCCCTGCGGGCGCAGAAGCCCTCGCCCACGGACGAGGTGCGCACGGTGATGAACGTGTTCGACGAGACGCTGTTCACCACGGTGCCGCACGTGTACCGCCGCATCGACGACGCCCTGCGCGGCGAGCAGTCGGGCAGCGTCGCCCCGGTCGTCCCGGCCTTCGTGCGCATCGGGTCGTGGGTGGGCGGCGACCGCGACGGCAACCCGTTCGTCACCGCATCCGTGACCCGCGAGGCCTCCGACATCGCGGCGGATCACGTGCTGCGCGGCATCGAGCGCGCCATCGAGCGGATCGGCCGCACGCTCACCCTCGACGCCGGTGACACCCCGCCCAGCGCCGACGTGCTCGCGCTGTGGACGCGCTTCGAGCAGGCCGAGCCGCAGCTGGCGGCCGAGATCGCCAAGCGCTCGCCCGACGAGCCCCACCGCCGGGTGATGTTCACCCTCGCCCACCGGGTGCACGCCACGCGCACCGAGGCGGATGGCGCCTACAGCGCCCCCGAAGAGCTGCTCGCAGACCTGCGCACGATGCAGTCCTCCCTGGAGTCGGCCGGTGCGGTGCGGCACGCCTTCGGCGGGGTGCAGCACCTGATCTGGCAGGTGGAGACCTACGGCTTCCACCTGACCGAGCTCGAGGTGCGCCAGCACTCCCAGGTGCACGCCGAGGCGCTGGCCGAACTGGACGCCGGCGGTGAGATCAGCGAGCGCACCACCGAGGTGCTCGACGTGTTCCGCGCCGTCGCCGACATCCAGCGGCGGTACGGGATGCGGGCCGCCGGCCGCTACGTCGTCTCGTTCACCCGCTCCGCCGGCGATCTGGCCGCGGTGCACCGCCTCGCCGCCTACGCGCTCGGCGACGACGCCCCTGTGCTCGACGTCGTGCCGCTGTTCGAGACCTTCGCCGACCTGCAGGCCGCTCCCGGCATCCTCGCCGAGGTCGTCACCTTCCCCGAGTTCCGCGCCCGGCTCGAGGCCACTGGCAATCGGCTCGAGGTCATGCTCGGCTACTCCGACTCGTCCAAGGACGTGGGGCCCGTCGCCGCGAACCTCGCCCTGTACGAGGCGCAGCGCGACATCGCGCAGTGGGCGGTCGACAACGGCATCCGTCTCACCCTCTTCCACGGCCGGGGTGGCGCCCTGGGCCGCGGCGGCGGACCGGCGAACTCGGCCATCCTCGCGCAGCCGCCGCACTCGGTGGACGGGCGCTTCAAGCTCACCGAGCAGGGCGAGGTGATCTTCGCCCGCTACGGCGAGCCGGCGATCGCGATGCGCCACATCGATCAGGTCGCGGCAGCCACGCTGCTGGCATCATCCCCCACCGTGGAGCAGCGCACCAGCGGCGCGGCCGAGCGGTTCGCGTCGATCGCGAGCACGATGGACACCGCCTCCCGTGAGCGGTTCTTCTCGCTGGTCAAGGCCGAGGGCTTCGCGCCGTGGTTCGCGACCGTGACGCCCATGGAGGAGATCGGGCTGCTCGCCCTCGGTTCACGCCCCGCTCGGCGCGGCCTGTCGGTCGAGTCGCTCGAGGACCTGCGGGCGATCCCGTGGGTGTTCGCCTGGACGCAGGCGCGCATCAACCTCGCCGGCTGGTTCGGCCTGGGCACCGCCCTGGATGCCGTCGGCGACGAGCAGGCGCTGATCGAGGCGTACCGGGAGTGGCCGCTGCTGCGCACCATGGTCGACAACGTGGCGATGAGCCTGGCGAAGACCGACGAGCGCATCGCCCGCGAGTACCTCGCACTCGGCGACCGCGACGACCTCGCCGCGATCGTGCTCGACGAGCTGCGCCTGACCCGCGAGTGGGTCGTGCGCCTCACCGGCGGCGACGCGCTGCTGACGAACAAGCCGATCCTGCAGCGCGCCGTGCAGCTGCGCACGCCGTACGTCGACGCGCTCTCGCTGCTGCAGCTGCGGGCGCTGCGCGCCCTGCGCAGCACGGCGACGGTCGAGCCCGTGCAGGATGCCGATCTGCAGCGGCTGCTGCTGCTGTCTGTCAGCGGCGTCGCGGCGGGTCTTCAGAACACCGGGTGA
- a CDS encoding Na+/H+ antiporter NhaA, with translation MRISANPLRGQQFPAFLLLAAAAIGLLLANLPTHGPIADVLHAHIAVPGTSLDLSIAHWVSDGLLAIFFLVVAIELRHELTHGELNSLHKAVQPAIAAAGGVLVPIGVYLLIAGDSSTASGWPIPTATDIAFALGVLAMFGKGLPPAVRVFLLALAILDDIIGIVFIAVLFAHDVDWLVFALAAVAVAVFWLLSRWLHSAGHSGIAVAMGVVGVIAWGLMAASGIHATIAGVMLGLVMAPVPAERTRHALEPTVNGLILPVFAFVAAFVVIPQVSPSELSPAFWAILVALPVGKIIGITLFGWISLQLRPRGTAPALVLPDLVAAGVLGGIGFTVSLLLANLAFADDAAVRDQAILGVLGGSLIALLLSGVFVSLRARHYRTLAAREA, from the coding sequence ATGCGCATCTCGGCAAACCCTCTTCGCGGCCAGCAGTTCCCGGCCTTCCTCCTGCTCGCGGCAGCGGCCATCGGCCTGCTGCTGGCGAACCTGCCCACGCACGGCCCGATCGCCGACGTGCTCCACGCGCACATCGCCGTCCCCGGCACCTCGCTCGATCTGTCGATCGCGCACTGGGTCTCTGACGGGCTGCTCGCGATCTTCTTCCTCGTGGTGGCGATCGAGCTGCGGCACGAGCTCACGCACGGCGAGCTGAACTCGCTGCACAAGGCCGTGCAGCCGGCCATCGCCGCCGCCGGCGGCGTGCTCGTGCCGATCGGCGTCTACCTGCTCATCGCCGGCGACTCGTCGACAGCGTCCGGCTGGCCGATCCCGACCGCCACCGACATCGCCTTCGCGCTGGGCGTGCTCGCCATGTTCGGCAAGGGGCTGCCCCCGGCCGTGCGGGTGTTCCTGCTGGCGCTGGCCATCCTCGACGACATCATCGGCATCGTCTTCATCGCCGTGCTGTTCGCGCACGACGTCGACTGGCTGGTGTTCGCGCTCGCCGCAGTCGCCGTGGCGGTCTTCTGGCTGCTCAGCCGCTGGCTGCACAGCGCCGGGCACTCGGGCATCGCGGTGGCGATGGGCGTGGTCGGCGTGATCGCGTGGGGGCTCATGGCGGCATCCGGCATCCACGCCACGATCGCCGGCGTCATGCTCGGTCTGGTCATGGCGCCCGTGCCGGCCGAGCGCACCCGCCACGCGCTCGAGCCCACCGTGAACGGGCTGATCCTGCCGGTGTTCGCGTTCGTCGCCGCGTTCGTCGTCATCCCGCAGGTGTCGCCGAGCGAGCTGTCGCCGGCGTTCTGGGCCATCCTGGTCGCCCTGCCGGTGGGCAAGATCATCGGCATCACGCTGTTCGGGTGGATCAGCCTGCAGCTGCGCCCGCGCGGCACGGCCCCCGCACTCGTGCTTCCCGATCTCGTCGCGGCCGGTGTGCTCGGAGGCATCGGCTTCACCGTCTCACTGCTGCTGGCCAACCTGGCCTTCGCCGACGACGCCGCGGTGCGCGACCAGGCGATCCTCGGTGTGCTGGGCGGCTCGCTGATCGCCCTGCTGCTCTCGGGAGTATTCGTGTCGCTGCGAGCGCGGCACTATCGCACCCTGGCAGCGCGGGAAGCCTGA
- a CDS encoding gamma carbonic anhydrase family protein, with translation MIYEHLGARPRIHDTAVVAPTAVISGDVEIGPDCQVLHGAVITAEGGPITLGEHVIVMENALIRATAANAVHIGDHTLVGTLASIAGATVGEEVFFASGARVFNGAVVGAHCEIRVNAIVQRRAVLPEGTVVPIGWVAVGDPVRLFSPDRADEIAEAMPDLDFPGHVFGVDRDTPDLMVQLTERYASSLARHADDHRL, from the coding sequence ATGATCTACGAGCACCTCGGGGCTCGGCCCCGCATCCACGACACTGCGGTCGTGGCGCCCACCGCTGTGATCTCGGGTGATGTCGAGATCGGTCCGGACTGTCAGGTGCTGCACGGCGCCGTGATCACCGCCGAGGGCGGGCCCATCACCCTCGGTGAGCACGTGATCGTCATGGAGAACGCGCTGATCCGCGCCACCGCCGCCAACGCCGTGCACATCGGCGATCACACGCTGGTCGGCACGCTGGCGAGCATCGCGGGTGCGACCGTGGGCGAGGAGGTCTTCTTCGCCTCCGGCGCTCGCGTCTTCAACGGCGCGGTCGTCGGCGCGCACTGCGAGATCCGGGTCAACGCCATCGTGCAGCGGCGGGCGGTGCTGCCCGAGGGGACCGTGGTGCCGATCGGCTGGGTCGCCGTCGGAGACCCCGTGCGCCTCTTCTCGCCCGATCGCGCCGACGAGATCGCCGAGGCGATGCCCGACCTCGACTTCCCGGGACACGTGTTCGGTGTCGATCGCGACACCCCCGATCTGATGGTGCAGCTCACCGAGCGGTATGCCAGCTCACTGGCCCGTCACGCCGACGACCACCGCCTCTGA
- a CDS encoding alpha/beta fold hydrolase produces the protein MLERPGAQLQYEDPGGDGPAVVLTHGAGMDHTMFAAQADALRAAGFRPVLWDLRGHGGSPLRDGARFTASDALDDLGELIEACALDRPVLVGHSLGGNLAQAFVRRWPEAASGLVVIDSTWNAGPLTAVERFALRLAAPLLGLIPAARLPGLMARASAVRPEAVDEIEALFARMPKRTFLDLWRATASFVEPEAGYRTPVPLGLIRGAQDATGNIASAMSRWALAEGVREHVIEGAGHVVTLDEPAASTTALLSILEEMTS, from the coding sequence GTGCTGGAGCGACCCGGCGCGCAGCTGCAGTACGAGGATCCGGGTGGAGACGGACCGGCGGTCGTCCTCACCCACGGAGCCGGGATGGATCACACCATGTTCGCCGCACAGGCGGATGCCCTGCGCGCCGCCGGGTTCCGCCCGGTGCTCTGGGATCTGCGCGGGCACGGCGGATCGCCGCTGCGCGACGGCGCCCGCTTCACAGCATCCGATGCTCTCGACGATCTCGGCGAGCTGATCGAAGCCTGCGCCCTCGACCGGCCGGTGCTGGTCGGGCACTCGCTGGGCGGCAACCTCGCGCAGGCGTTCGTGCGCCGGTGGCCCGAGGCGGCGTCGGGCCTGGTCGTGATCGATTCGACCTGGAACGCCGGCCCGCTGACGGCCGTAGAACGGTTCGCGCTGCGGCTCGCCGCACCGCTGCTCGGCCTGATCCCCGCCGCGCGTCTGCCCGGCCTGATGGCGCGGGCATCCGCTGTCCGCCCCGAAGCGGTCGACGAGATCGAGGCGCTCTTCGCGAGGATGCCGAAGCGCACCTTCCTCGACCTGTGGCGGGCGACCGCGTCCTTCGTCGAACCCGAGGCCGGATATCGCACGCCGGTGCCGCTCGGCCTCATCCGCGGTGCGCAGGACGCCACCGGCAACATCGCCTCCGCGATGTCGCGCTGGGCGCTCGCCGAAGGCGTCCGAGAGCACGTGATCGAGGGCGCCGGCCACGTCGTCACCCTCGACGAACCGGCGGCGAGCACGACTGCGCTGCTGTCGATCCTCGAGGAGATGACCTCATGA
- a CDS encoding GbsR/MarR family transcriptional regulator, whose protein sequence is MNDAGMTDAERFADAMGDMLLSWNLPRATGRVYGHLLLRAEPCTAEQLRQSLGLSSGAVSTAVRSLASWGLARTIPQPGSRRLLVEAAGGFEQLLAASHERARAFIRTLRSGEQLAEDDHAARRLADVTDLFAAYVDAGEQMLRARSGLSAG, encoded by the coding sequence ATGAACGATGCCGGGATGACGGATGCCGAGCGCTTCGCGGATGCGATGGGCGACATGCTTCTCTCCTGGAACCTGCCCAGGGCGACCGGGCGGGTCTACGGGCACCTGCTGCTGCGGGCTGAGCCGTGCACGGCTGAGCAGCTGCGGCAGTCGCTCGGACTCAGCAGCGGTGCCGTGAGCACCGCGGTCCGATCGCTGGCCAGCTGGGGTCTCGCCCGCACCATCCCGCAGCCGGGTAGCCGCCGGCTGCTGGTCGAGGCCGCTGGCGGGTTCGAGCAGCTGCTGGCGGCCAGCCACGAGAGGGCGCGCGCCTTCATCCGCACGCTGCGCTCCGGCGAGCAGCTCGCCGAGGACGATCATGCAGCCCGCCGTCTCGCCGACGTCACCGACCTGTTCGCGGCGTACGTGGATGCAGGGGAGCAGATGCTGCGCGCCCGGTCGGGTCTCAGCGCAGGGTGA
- the gdhA gene encoding NADP-specific glutamate dehydrogenase yields MTADFHPLSTIAQPVFDAVRALNPNEPEFHQAVHEVLHSIGPVLDRHPEYIENGILERLVEPERQIIFRVPWIDDAGKLQVNRGYRVQYNSALGPYKGGLRFHPTVNISIIKFLGFEQIFKNALTGQGIGGGKGGSNFDPHGKSEAEVMRFCQSFMNELYRHIGEHTDVPAGDIGVGGREIGYMFGMYRKITNRHESGILTGKGIGWGGAQVRTEATGYGAVFFVQEMLAVHGETLEGKRVAVSGSGNVAIYAIEKATQLGARAVTASDSSGYVIDDAGIDLSLLRQIKEVERGRIVEYANRRPGARFVEGGNVWEVPVDIAVPSATQNELDVDSARMLIANGVRAVAEGANMPSTPEAVGAFQDSSVLFAPGKAANAGGVATSALEMSQNAARQRWNFSNSEQKLRDIMADIHDASFRAAERYDVAGDYVAGANIAGFERVADAMLAQGVI; encoded by the coding sequence ATCACTGCCGACTTCCACCCGCTCAGCACCATCGCACAGCCCGTCTTCGACGCAGTGCGTGCGCTCAACCCGAATGAGCCGGAGTTCCACCAGGCAGTGCACGAAGTGCTGCACTCGATCGGGCCGGTGCTCGATCGGCACCCCGAGTACATCGAGAACGGCATCCTCGAGCGTCTGGTCGAGCCGGAGCGGCAGATCATCTTCCGTGTGCCGTGGATCGACGACGCCGGCAAGCTGCAGGTCAACCGCGGCTACCGCGTGCAGTACAACTCGGCGCTCGGCCCGTACAAGGGCGGACTGCGCTTCCACCCGACGGTGAACATCTCGATCATCAAGTTCCTCGGCTTCGAGCAGATCTTCAAGAACGCGCTCACCGGCCAGGGCATCGGCGGCGGCAAGGGCGGCTCGAACTTCGACCCGCACGGCAAGAGCGAGGCCGAGGTCATGCGCTTCTGCCAGTCGTTCATGAACGAGCTGTACCGCCACATCGGCGAGCACACCGACGTCCCCGCGGGTGACATCGGCGTCGGCGGCCGTGAGATCGGCTACATGTTCGGCATGTACCGCAAGATCACCAACCGCCACGAGTCCGGCATCCTCACCGGCAAGGGCATCGGCTGGGGCGGTGCGCAGGTGCGCACCGAGGCCACCGGCTACGGCGCGGTGTTCTTCGTGCAGGAGATGCTCGCCGTGCACGGCGAGACCCTCGAGGGCAAGCGCGTGGCGGTCTCGGGTTCGGGCAACGTCGCGATCTACGCGATCGAGAAGGCCACCCAGCTCGGCGCCCGCGCCGTGACGGCATCCGACTCCTCCGGCTACGTCATCGACGACGCCGGCATCGACCTGAGCCTGCTGCGCCAGATCAAGGAGGTCGAGCGCGGCCGTATCGTCGAGTACGCGAACCGCCGTCCGGGCGCCCGCTTCGTCGAGGGCGGCAACGTCTGGGAGGTCCCGGTCGACATCGCCGTCCCGTCGGCGACGCAGAACGAGCTGGATGTGGACTCGGCGCGGATGCTGATCGCCAACGGCGTGCGTGCCGTCGCCGAGGGCGCCAACATGCCCTCGACCCCCGAGGCGGTCGGCGCGTTCCAGGACTCGTCGGTGCTGTTCGCACCGGGCAAGGCCGCGAACGCGGGTGGCGTGGCCACCTCGGCGCTGGAGATGAGCCAGAACGCCGCGCGTCAGCGCTGGAACTTCTCGAACAGCGAGCAGAAGCTGCGCGACATCATGGCCGACATCCACGACGCGTCGTTCCGTGCCGCGGAGCGCTACGACGTCGCGGGCGACTACGTCGCCGGGGCGAACATCGCCGGCTTCGAGCGCGTCGCCGACGCGATGCTCGCCCAGGGCGTCATCTGA
- the mfd gene encoding transcription-repair coupling factor, which yields MTVPGILRALEEANLYRDALTWARTDAEISVVDGLDAPVIAGLLGKRAQAGLPASALVVTPTGRRAESVAAALGSYLADAEVLTFPAWETLPHERLSPSPDTVGHRLETLRRITTWTGEKPLVVVASVRAALQPLAANLGAAAPLELRIGGRGIELEEAVERLVERAYSRVDMVSRRGEFAVRGGILDVFPPTADHPLRVEFFGDEVDQIRAFSVADQRSLPGDVASVELPASRELLLTPEVRERAGGLVGKFPAISGMLEKMAEGIPVEGMESLLPAVAGPLVTLADYLPAGSATAIVDPERASTRAQNLGETNREFLDAAWSAATSGASAPIDLGAGDFISIGRLREIVRDRDGVWWRLSTFATDDADAANLDSSIIPSFHGNVDGAISFVEARLGEGWRVVVIASGQGLVERARDVLSDRGLAARVVGDLVAAPEGGVATLVAGAVESGFQVPDAKLAVLTDNEFYGRTIGGDQRVVKKLASRRRNVVDPLQLKQGDHVVHTTHGIGRFVEMTKREVSTGGRNATKSTREYLVLEYAPSKRGYPGDKLFVPTDQLDLLSKYVGGEAPVLSKMGGSDWAAAKGKARKAVRDIAVELVKLYSARMSARGHAFGPDTPWQRELEEAFPFAETHDQLQTIDEIKADMERPIPMDRLLSGDVGFGKTEVAVRAAFKAIQDGKQVAMLVPTTLLVKQHLETFTERFAGFPVKVRPLSRFQTDKEAKLTLQGLLDGSVDMVIGTHRVLTDQVMFKDLGLMIIDEEQRFGVEHKDALKKMKTNVDILAMSATPIPRTLEMAVTGIREMSTLQTPPEDRHPILSFVGPRSDKQIAAAIRREILREGQVFFVHNRVQSIQRVASELAELVPEARIAVAHGRMGEHQLEQVVDDFWERKYDVLVSTTIIETGLDISNANTIIIDKADKYGLSQLHQLRGRVGRGRERAYAYFLYDDAKPLSETAADRLQTIAVNNDLGSGMQVALKDLELRGAGNLLGAEQAGHIAGVGFDLYLRMIGEAVATFRGEETETGAELRMELPVEARIPEHYIDSERLRLEAYQKLSSAATATAPDDAIDLVAEELIDRYGALPEEVETLVTVARLRRRAARAGLTDVVAMGSNLRVAPARFEDSMKIRLQRLYPKAKLVGGGEALVVPMPGPDGPALIEWVGNLFTAMFPEPVKAG from the coding sequence GTGACTGTTCCGGGGATTCTGCGTGCCTTGGAAGAGGCGAACCTGTACCGCGACGCCCTCACCTGGGCCCGCACCGATGCCGAGATCTCCGTGGTCGACGGGCTGGACGCCCCGGTCATCGCCGGGCTCCTGGGCAAGCGCGCACAGGCCGGCCTTCCGGCATCCGCCCTCGTCGTGACGCCCACGGGCCGTCGCGCCGAGTCGGTCGCCGCCGCGCTCGGGTCGTATCTGGCGGATGCCGAGGTGCTGACCTTCCCCGCCTGGGAGACGCTTCCGCACGAGCGGCTGAGCCCGAGCCCCGACACGGTCGGCCACCGTCTGGAGACCCTGCGGCGCATCACGACGTGGACGGGTGAGAAGCCGCTGGTCGTCGTCGCCTCGGTGCGTGCGGCCCTGCAGCCGCTGGCCGCCAACCTCGGCGCCGCCGCCCCTCTCGAGCTGCGCATCGGAGGTCGCGGCATCGAGCTGGAGGAGGCCGTCGAGCGGCTCGTCGAGCGCGCCTACTCGCGGGTGGACATGGTGTCGCGCCGCGGCGAGTTCGCCGTGCGCGGCGGCATCCTCGATGTCTTCCCGCCGACCGCCGACCACCCGCTGCGGGTGGAGTTCTTCGGCGACGAGGTCGATCAGATCCGCGCATTCTCGGTCGCCGACCAGCGCTCGCTGCCGGGCGATGTCGCCTCGGTCGAGCTGCCCGCCAGCCGGGAGCTGCTGCTCACCCCCGAGGTCCGCGAGCGGGCGGGCGGGCTGGTGGGCAAGTTCCCGGCCATCTCGGGGATGCTGGAGAAGATGGCCGAGGGCATACCGGTCGAGGGCATGGAATCGCTGCTCCCGGCGGTGGCCGGCCCCCTCGTGACCCTCGCCGACTACCTGCCTGCCGGCTCGGCCACGGCGATCGTCGACCCCGAGCGGGCGAGCACCCGCGCGCAGAACCTCGGCGAGACCAACCGCGAGTTCCTGGATGCCGCCTGGAGCGCGGCGACCTCGGGCGCCTCGGCGCCCATCGACCTGGGTGCCGGCGACTTCATCTCGATCGGCCGGCTGCGCGAGATCGTGCGCGACCGAGACGGGGTCTGGTGGCGGCTGAGCACCTTCGCGACCGACGATGCGGATGCCGCGAACCTCGACTCGTCGATCATCCCCTCGTTCCACGGCAACGTCGACGGGGCGATCTCGTTCGTCGAGGCACGCCTGGGTGAAGGGTGGCGGGTCGTCGTCATCGCATCCGGCCAGGGTCTCGTCGAGCGCGCCCGCGACGTGCTCAGCGACCGCGGACTCGCGGCCCGCGTCGTCGGCGATCTCGTCGCCGCACCGGAGGGCGGCGTCGCGACGCTGGTGGCGGGCGCGGTGGAGTCGGGCTTCCAGGTGCCCGATGCGAAGCTCGCCGTGCTCACCGACAACGAGTTCTACGGGCGCACCATCGGCGGCGACCAGCGGGTCGTGAAGAAGCTCGCCTCGCGCCGGCGGAACGTGGTCGACCCGCTGCAGCTGAAGCAGGGCGACCACGTCGTGCACACCACTCACGGCATCGGGCGGTTCGTCGAGATGACCAAGCGCGAGGTGTCGACCGGCGGGCGCAACGCCACCAAGTCGACCCGCGAGTACCTGGTGCTGGAGTACGCGCCGTCCAAGCGCGGCTACCCGGGCGACAAGCTGTTCGTGCCCACCGATCAGCTCGACCTGCTCTCGAAGTACGTCGGCGGCGAGGCGCCGGTGCTGTCGAAGATGGGCGGCAGCGACTGGGCTGCGGCCAAGGGCAAGGCGCGCAAGGCGGTGCGCGACATCGCCGTCGAGCTGGTGAAGCTGTACTCGGCGCGCATGAGCGCCAGGGGGCACGCCTTCGGGCCCGACACACCCTGGCAGCGCGAGCTGGAGGAGGCGTTCCCGTTCGCCGAGACGCACGACCAGCTGCAGACCATCGACGAGATCAAGGCCGACATGGAGCGGCCGATCCCCATGGACCGGCTGCTCTCGGGCGACGTCGGCTTCGGCAAGACCGAGGTGGCCGTGCGCGCCGCGTTCAAGGCCATCCAGGACGGCAAGCAGGTCGCGATGCTCGTGCCGACCACGCTGCTGGTCAAGCAGCACCTCGAGACCTTCACCGAGCGCTTCGCCGGATTCCCCGTCAAGGTGCGGCCCCTCTCGCGGTTCCAGACCGACAAGGAGGCCAAGCTCACCCTGCAGGGGCTGCTGGACGGCTCGGTCGACATGGTCATCGGCACGCACCGCGTGCTCACCGACCAGGTGATGTTCAAGGACCTGGGCCTGATGATCATCGACGAGGAGCAGCGCTTCGGCGTGGAGCACAAGGACGCACTCAAGAAGATGAAGACCAACGTCGACATCCTCGCGATGAGCGCCACCCCGATCCCGCGCACGCTCGAGATGGCGGTCACCGGCATCCGCGAGATGTCGACGCTGCAGACTCCGCCCGAGGACCGGCATCCGATCCTGTCGTTCGTCGGCCCCCGCAGCGACAAGCAGATCGCCGCGGCGATCCGCCGCGAGATCCTGCGCGAGGGGCAGGTGTTCTTCGTGCACAACCGGGTGCAGTCGATCCAGCGGGTCGCCTCAGAGCTCGCCGAGCTCGTTCCCGAGGCGCGCATCGCCGTCGCGCACGGCCGGATGGGCGAGCACCAGCTCGAGCAGGTCGTCGACGACTTCTGGGAGCGCAAGTACGACGTGCTCGTGTCGACGACGATCATCGAGACCGGTCTGGACATCTCGAACGCCAACACGATCATCATCGACAAGGCCGACAAGTACGGGCTGTCGCAGCTGCACCAGCTGCGCGGACGCGTGGGCCGCGGGCGCGAGAGGGCGTACGCGTACTTCCTCTACGACGACGCCAAGCCGCTGTCCGAGACCGCCGCCGACCGGCTGCAGACCATCGCCGTGAACAACGACCTCGGCTCGGGCATGCAGGTGGCGCTGAAGGACCTCGAGCTGCGCGGCGCGGGCAACCTGCTCGGAGCCGAGCAGGCCGGGCACATCGCCGGCGTCGGCTTCGACCTGTACCTGCGCATGATCGGCGAGGCCGTGGCCACCTTCCGCGGCGAGGAGACCGAGACCGGTGCCGAGCTGCGGATGGAGCTGCCGGTCGAGGCGCGCATCCCCGAGCACTACATCGACAGCGAACGACTGCGGCTGGAGGCGTACCAGAAACTGTCATCCGCGGCGACCGCGACCGCCCCCGACGACGCGATCGATCTCGTCGCCGAGGAGCTCATCGACCGCTACGGCGCGCTGCCCGAGGAGGTCGAGACGCTCGTCACGGTCGCCCGCCTGCGGCGTCGCGCCGCCCGCGCCGGTCTCACCGACGTCGTGGCGATGGGGTCGAACCTGCGGGTCGCCCCGGCGCGCTTCGAGGACTCGATGAAGATCCGGCTGCAGCGGCTCTACCCGAAGGCCAAGCTCGTCGGCGGGGGAGAGGCGCTGGTCGTGCCGATGCCCGGTCCCGACGGTCCCGCGCTGATCGAGTGGGTCGGCAACCTCTTCACCGCGATGTTCCCGGAACCCGTCAAGGCGGGCTGA